In a genomic window of Chrysemys picta bellii isolate R12L10 chromosome 1, ASM1138683v2, whole genome shotgun sequence:
- the MEIG1 gene encoding meiosis expressed gene 1 protein homolog encodes MASADIKPKSISRAKKWSDEIENLYRFQQAGYRDEIEYKQVKQVDMVDRWPETGFVKKLQRRDNTFYYYNKQRECEDKEVHKVKVYAY; translated from the exons ATGGCTAGCGCTGACATCAAACCAAAATCTATAAGTCGTGCCAAAAAATGGTCAGATGAGATAGAGAATCTATACAGATTTCAGCAAGCTGGATACAGGGATGAAATTGAATATAAACAAGTGAAGCAAGTTGATATG GTGGATCGTTGGCCAGAAACAGGATTTGTGAAGAAACTTCAGAGAAGGGACAATACTTTCTATTATTACAACAAGCAAAGAGAATGTGAAGACAAAGAAGTCCATAAAGTGAAAGTTTATGCATATTAA